In a genomic window of Piliocolobus tephrosceles isolate RC106 chromosome 1, ASM277652v3, whole genome shotgun sequence:
- the LOC113219489 gene encoding uncharacterized protein LOC113219489 has translation MWVYCTGLCPNMYEPYSICEGHLYPLSHQGWKFPSYLGLLPLPRFPQLVTENSGVHPLSAAAGQVRSSFPLTWTLPLVPLPARAEEEEIGVGEGGMGVAFVASLRSNLSSATSRSEITAVLGTWVLAAAASGMTLLVSSWCPRPMPWRWAWGCQPTWLPWQCSSAAAGAWARPCYSTCSTWLWLMSSSRSRCSRGSSTTWAWPGGRLPCCWGRLLRVHLRGGLRRAHQRVPLLLRTRPPARGGCLPGLRRRRAARTACSFAWLAGLAPPCQEHRLASSGLASVTVAFFAAAFLLVLAACVSLARVLQVPSGPGPASAGAHPRAAKTLVLGLLLVFALSLAPYHLLLEPRVAGRDSDGDRCRATSMLDNPAHPQPGAAEPQQLPGPTHLLLLRAPLPPGLLLGTELPPGEGGTQGARGLLGLLLKSLLASPPVSPPATLPVASRVEKALWKDLDSDPDATRYYPCGCEPPGSSVPRA, from the coding sequence ATGTGGGTTTACTGCACAGGTCTGTGCCCCAACATGTATGAACCATACTCCATCTGTGAGGGGCACCTCTACCCTCTCAGTCACCAAGGTTGGAAATTTCCAAGTTATCTAGGACTCCTGCCTCTTCCTCGCTTCCCACAACTTGTCACCGAAAACTCCGGAGTCCATCCCCTCTCAGCAGCTGCTGGCCAGGTTCGGTCCTCATTCCCTCTCACATGGACTCTGCCTCTAGTGCCCCTCCCCGCAAGGGCTGAAGAAGAGGAGATTGGGGTGGGAGAAGGTGGAATGGGGGTTGCCTTTGTGGCTAGCCTCCGCAGTAACCTTTCCTCTGCCACATCAAGGTCAGAGATAACAGCAGTATTGGGGACCTGGGTGTTGGCGGCTGCAGCCTCTGGGATGACCCTGCTTGTTTCATCGTGGTGCCCGCGGCCTATGCCTTGGCGCTGGGCCTGGGGCTGCCAGCCAACGTGGCTGCCCTGGCAGTGTTCATCCGCAGCAGCGGGCGCCTGGGCCAGGCCCTGCTACTCTACCTGTTCAACCTGGCTCTGGCTGATGAGCTCTTCACGCTCACGCTGCAGCCGTGGCTCATCTACTACCTGGGCCTGGCCCGGAGGCCGCCTGCCGTGCTGCTGGGGCCGCCTACTACGTGTCCACCTACGCGGTGGTCTTCGCCGGGCACATCAGCGTGTGCCGCTGCTGCTCCGTACGCGGCCCCCGGCCCGGGGCGGCTGCCTGCCTGGCCTGCGCCGCCGGCGCGCCGCGCGCACTGCCTGCTCCTTCGCCTGGTTGGCGGGCCTGGCCCCTCCCTGCCAGGAGCACCGCTTGGCAAGCTCGGGGCTGGCCTCAGTCACGGTGGCCTTCTTCGCGGCCGCCTTCCTACTGGTGCTCGCAGCCTGCGTGAGCCTGGCGCGGGTGCTCCAGGTGCCCTCGGGCCCAGGCCCTGCTAGCGCCGGCGCGCACCCGCGCGCGGCCAAGACCTTGGTCCTGGGGCTCCTGCTAGTCTTCGCCCTCAGTCTGGCGCCCTACCACCTGCTGCTGGAGCCCAGGGTGGCCGGGCGGGACAGCGACGGAGACCGGTGTCGCGCCACCTCCATGCTGGACAATCCTGCACACCCTCAGCCTGGCGCTGCTGAGCCTCAACAGCTGCCTGGACCCACTCATCTGCTGCTGCTTCGTGCGCCGCTTCCGCCAGGACTACTGCTGGGCACTGAGCTGCCGCCCGGTGAAGGGGGCACCCAGGGTGCACGgggcctccttggcctcctcctAAAGAGTCTCCTAGCCTCCCCGCCTGTCTCACCCCCTGCCACCCTCCCAGTGGCATCCAGGGTGGAGAAAGCTCTTTGGAAAGACCTAGATTCTGATCCTGACGCAACCAGATACTACCCCTGTGGCTGTGAACCTCCGGGCTCATCTGTACCAAGGGCATAG